The following coding sequences are from one Gemmatimonadota bacterium window:
- a CDS encoding GIY-YIG nuclease family protein, whose protein sequence is MNQPCVYIMASKRNGTLYTGVTSNLVQRVWQHKNNLVEGFTKCYGIHTLVWYEVHETMQSAIMKEKRVKKWKRVWKLALIEKNNPGWRDLYTDII, encoded by the coding sequence ATGAACCAACCTTGCGTATATATAATGGCGAGCAAACGCAACGGAACCCTGTACACCGGCGTTACCTCGAATCTTGTCCAACGAGTTTGGCAGCACAAAAACAATCTGGTAGAAGGATTCACGAAGTGTTATGGCATACATACATTGGTTTGGTATGAAGTTCATGAAACAATGCAAAGTGCCATCATGAAGGAGAAGAGGGTGAAGAAATGGAAACGGGTATGGAAGCTTGCATTGATAGAAAAGAATAATCCGGGATGGCGGGATTTGTACACGGACATCATCTGA
- a CDS encoding formylglycine-generating enzyme family protein has protein sequence MSSPCCGASRPVSSKKRKTRKQKTRRRSDTSLKGMVRLSGGTFLMGTDGNEGFAEDGEGPVREVTVDPFYLDECAVTNADFAKFVRATAYKTEAERFGWSFVFHLFVPPNTASHISQTVVDTPWWFAVDSACWHRPEGPGTNINNRWHHPAIHISWNDAVAYCNWAGKRLPTEAEWEFAARGGLKSMRYPWGDDLEPNGKHMCNIWQGTFPEQNTRADGYISTAPVTSFPPNNYGIYNISGNVWEWCSDWFSPTFHLKSTAKNPTGPPIGQAKSMRGGSYLCHDSYCNRYRVAARSANTPDSSTGNLGFRCARNA, from the coding sequence ATGTCCTCCCCCTGCTGCGGTGCGAGCAGACCTGTCTCATCCAAAAAAAGAAAAACGCGCAAACAAAAAACGCGGCGCAGAAGTGATACATCCCTCAAAGGCATGGTACGCCTCTCGGGCGGCACCTTTCTCATGGGAACCGATGGCAACGAAGGCTTTGCAGAAGACGGCGAAGGACCCGTGCGCGAAGTCACAGTTGATCCCTTTTACCTCGATGAGTGTGCCGTCACCAACGCCGACTTTGCCAAATTCGTCCGCGCAACCGCGTACAAAACCGAAGCCGAACGCTTTGGCTGGTCCTTTGTCTTCCACCTCTTTGTCCCCCCCAACACCGCCTCGCACATCTCGCAAACCGTCGTCGATACCCCCTGGTGGTTTGCAGTTGACAGCGCCTGCTGGCACCGCCCCGAAGGACCCGGCACAAATATCAACAACCGCTGGCATCACCCCGCGATCCACATCTCGTGGAACGACGCGGTCGCCTATTGCAACTGGGCGGGAAAACGCCTGCCCACAGAAGCCGAATGGGAATTTGCCGCACGGGGCGGCTTAAAAAGCATGCGCTACCCCTGGGGCGACGACCTCGAACCCAATGGCAAACACATGTGCAACATCTGGCAGGGCACATTCCCCGAACAAAACACCCGGGCAGACGGATACATCAGCACCGCACCCGTCACATCCTTCCCTCCCAACAACTACGGCATCTACAACATCTCGGGCAACGTCTGGGAATGGTGCAGCGACTGGTTCAGCCCCACCTTCCACCTCAAAAGCACCGCAAAGAACCCCACGGGTCCCCCCATCGGACAGGCGAAAAGCATGCGCGGCGGCTCCTATTTGTGTCACGACTCCTACTGCAACCGATACCGCGTGGCTGCCCGCAGCGCAAACACGCCGGACAGCTCCACGGGCAATTTGGGGTTTCGGTGTGCGCGAAATGCATGA